The following are encoded together in the bacterium genome:
- a CDS encoding PqqD family protein, with translation MVKLNQRFRKSPQTLFRVVDKDVILLNTETNFYYVLEKVGAIIWGWIEAGKSVKEMIDGIYDRYEVSKRDSVKEDVLELINDLIKEGLVACNEK, from the coding sequence ATGGTTAAGCTTAATCAACGATTTAGGAAGTCACCTCAAACTCTATTCCGTGTGGTTGACAAAGATGTGATACTCTTAAATACTGAGACCAACTTTTACTATGTATTAGAAAAAGTAGGCGCAATAATTTGGGGCTGGATTGAGGCTGGTAAGAGTGTCAAAGAGATGATAGATGGGATATATGATAGATATGAGGTATCCAAAAGGGATTCAGTAAAAGAAGATGTATTGGAACTGATAAACGATTTGATTAAAGAGGGATTAGTTGCTTGTAATGAAAAATAA
- a CDS encoding radical SAM protein produces the protein MREYKDLLDKKYPLFLYKVHFNLTNACNLRCIHCLMVGQSSKDELTTKEVKNILDQLADLGCFELTFSGGEPLLRDDFVDILEYSFKKGFYVFLLTNGTLLTNQIVDRFNSYPIEVQVSLEGSRAEIHDKIVGVNGAFKRIMEGIDMLNKKGIKWWAAQSIIKENFDDIDDFQCLAEKLGIRVYAIPLILPALNRDLSPTYHRLSDDELQALFAKVPLPPYLKDDTLPMGKEARLNFKSRVRLATRHYCVIDSHGKVYPSLYHFWTPEAGDLRKQALSDIWLNSNIFHWMRNLEISAFKCYSCKFLLNKCFPSRGVAYLESGNIFEVPRECCRITKNLIKSQRKLKKGGKR, from the coding sequence ATGCGCGAATATAAAGACTTACTTGACAAAAAATATCCTTTGTTCCTATATAAAGTCCATTTTAACCTAACTAATGCTTGCAATCTCAGGTGTATTCATTGCTTAATGGTGGGTCAATCTTCTAAAGATGAGCTTACTACAAAAGAAGTTAAGAACATACTTGACCAATTAGCAGATTTAGGCTGTTTTGAATTAACATTTAGTGGTGGTGAACCCCTTTTGCGAGACGATTTTGTTGATATCTTAGAATACTCTTTTAAGAAAGGGTTTTATGTCTTCCTTCTTACAAACGGTACTCTACTCACCAATCAAATAGTGGATAGATTTAATTCTTACCCCATCGAAGTTCAAGTAAGTCTTGAGGGCTCAAGGGCTGAGATACATGATAAGATTGTGGGTGTAAATGGTGCTTTTAAAAGGATAATGGAAGGTATAGATATGCTAAATAAAAAAGGTATAAAATGGTGGGCTGCGCAATCGATAATAAAAGAGAATTTTGACGATATTGATGACTTTCAATGCTTAGCAGAAAAGCTTGGTATAAGAGTATATGCTATTCCCTTGATCTTGCCTGCGCTCAATAGGGACTTATCACCAACTTATCACAGACTATCAGATGATGAACTACAAGCCCTTTTTGCTAAAGTGCCACTTCCGCCATATCTCAAAGATGACACCTTACCTATGGGAAAAGAGGCGAGGTTAAATTTTAAATCCAGGGTTAGGCTTGCCACCCGTCATTACTGTGTTATTGATTCACATGGAAAAGTTTATCCATCACTTTACCACTTCTGGACTCCTGAAGCCGGTGACTTAAGAAAACAAGCTTTAAGTGATATCTGGTTAAATTCTAATATATTTCATTGGATGAGAAATTTAGAAATCTCAGCCTTTAAGTGCTATTCCTGCAAGTTTTTACTAAATAAGTGCTTTCCCAGTCGTGGTGTGGCATATCTAGAATCTGGAAATATTTTTGAAGTCCCACGTGAGTGTTGTCGAATAACCAAGAACTTGATTAAAAGTCAAAGAAAACTTAAGAAAGGAGGTAAAAGATGA